A genomic window from Hominilimicola fabiformis includes:
- the pyrH gene encoding UMP kinase, protein MRAKYKRVLLKISGEALAGTNGFGLDEHTIAHISENIKKIVDMGVQVSIVVGGGNIWRGRSSENMDRTRADHMGMLATAINALALCSALENCNVPTRVQTAIEMRQVAEPYIRGKAERHLEKGRVVIFGCGTGNPFMSTDTAAALRAVETDSQVILLAKKVDAVYDSDPNINPDAKKYDVLSFSDILSKNLGVMDSTAASMCRDNNMPILVFGLSDPENIVRAVKGEKIGTLVNNEGKL, encoded by the coding sequence ATGAGAGCAAAGTATAAGAGAGTGCTTTTAAAAATAAGCGGAGAGGCACTTGCGGGAACAAATGGATTTGGACTTGATGAGCATACTATTGCACATATCAGTGAGAACATAAAGAAAATTGTGGACATGGGTGTACAGGTTTCAATCGTTGTAGGCGGAGGAAATATCTGGAGAGGACGAAGCAGTGAAAATATGGACAGAACAAGAGCTGACCATATGGGTATGCTTGCAACTGCGATAAATGCGTTGGCACTTTGCAGTGCACTTGAAAACTGCAATGTACCTACAAGAGTGCAGACTGCGATTGAAATGCGACAGGTGGCAGAACCTTATATCAGAGGTAAGGCTGAAAGACATCTTGAAAAGGGCAGAGTAGTAATATTCGGCTGCGGAACAGGTAATCCGTTTATGTCAACAGATACAGCCGCCGCACTTCGTGCAGTTGAAACAGATTCACAGGTTATATTACTTGCAAAGAAAGTTGATGCAGTATATGACAGCGACCCTAATATAAATCCTGACGCAAAGAAATATGATGTACTTTCATTCAGTGATATACTTTCAAAAAATCTCGGCGTAATGGATTCAACTGCGGCATCAATGTGTCGTGATAATAATATGCCTATACTTGTTTTCGGTCTTAGCGACCCTGAAAACATTGTAAGAGCGGTAAAAGGCGAAAAAATCGGTACACTTGTAAATAATGAGGGTAAACTTTAA
- the ispG gene encoding flavodoxin-dependent (E)-4-hydroxy-3-methylbut-2-enyl-diphosphate synthase has translation MRKQKRIVNIGGVKIGGDNPVAIQSMCNTDTRDVKATVNQIHELENAGCEIIRVAVPDMVAAKAVADIKKQIHIPLVVDIHFDYRLALECMKNGADKVRINPGNIGDRDRVKQVVEMAKEREIPIRIGVNGGSLERELLQKYGGVTADALVESAMGHVAILDELNFNNVVVSIKISDVPKMLCAYRKFNEISDIPLHIGVTESGTLKGGTVKSAVGIGALLAEGIGDTMRVSLTANPVEEIYAAYDIQKVLGMRKTGAEIVSCPTCGRTQLDLISIANEVEKRAANIDKPIKIAVMGCAVNGPGEAREADIGIAGGKGEGLIFKKGEIIKKVPQDSLVDELMKEIETL, from the coding sequence ATGAGAAAACAAAAAAGAATTGTAAATATAGGCGGTGTGAAAATCGGCGGTGACAATCCCGTTGCAATTCAGTCTATGTGTAATACCGACACAAGAGATGTCAAAGCAACGGTAAATCAGATACATGAACTTGAAAATGCAGGCTGCGAGATAATTCGTGTTGCTGTGCCTGATATGGTTGCGGCTAAAGCCGTAGCGGATATAAAAAAGCAAATTCATATACCGCTTGTTGTCGATATACATTTTGATTATCGTCTTGCGTTGGAATGTATGAAAAACGGTGCGGATAAAGTCAGAATTAATCCCGGCAATATCGGTGACCGCGACAGAGTAAAGCAAGTTGTCGAAATGGCAAAGGAAAGAGAAATCCCTATCAGAATCGGCGTCAACGGCGGTTCGCTTGAAAGAGAATTACTTCAAAAATACGGTGGTGTAACTGCCGACGCACTTGTGGAAAGTGCTATGGGACACGTTGCAATTCTTGACGAACTTAATTTTAATAATGTGGTTGTGTCAATTAAGATTTCAGACGTTCCGAAAATGCTTTGCGCATACAGAAAATTCAATGAAATATCGGATATTCCGTTGCATATCGGTGTAACCGAATCCGGTACGTTAAAAGGCGGAACGGTTAAATCGGCTGTCGGAATTGGTGCACTTTTGGCAGAAGGAATAGGCGATACTATGCGTGTTTCGCTTACGGCAAACCCTGTTGAAGAAATTTATGCGGCGTATGATATTCAAAAGGTTTTGGGTATGAGAAAAACAGGTGCGGAGATAGTTTCGTGTCCGACTTGCGGAAGAACTCAACTTGACCTTATTTCAATCGCAAACGAAGTTGAAAAACGTGCCGCAAATATTGATAAACCTATTAAAATCGCCGTTATGGGTTGTGCGGTAAACGGACCCGGTGAAGCGAGAGAGGCTGATATAGGAATTGCAGGCGGAAAAGGTGAGGGACTTATTTTCAAAAAAGGCGAGATTATAAAGAAAGTACCTCAAGACAGCCTTGTCGATGAACTTATGAAAGAAATAGAAACATTATAA
- a CDS encoding 1-deoxy-D-xylulose-5-phosphate reductoisomerase produces the protein MEFEKKIAVLGSTGSIGTQTLEIAREYKGIKIEAMSAHSNIDLIEKQAREFKPKTVCLTDEGKAKDLKIKLADTDIKVVQGKEGLIETATADSADTVVTAVVGISGLEPTIEAIKAKKNIALANKETLVTGGHIVMDLAKENGVAILPVDSEHSAIFQSLQGCKDRREVKRILLTASGGPFFGKKREELVDIKPEDALKHPNWNMGAKVTIDSSTLVNKGLEVMEAKWLFGTDNIKVLVHRQSVVHSMVEFVDNGVIAQLGAPDMRLPIQYALTYPNRLPMKNNELDFTKYPSLTFDEPDTDTFYALKLAYDALKDGGIKPTVFNSADEAAVELFMQGKISYLGISDAIAKAMSEIKNIENPTISDIWETDKLAREIVYRFEKESLI, from the coding sequence ATGGAATTTGAAAAGAAAATAGCGGTATTGGGGTCAACAGGCTCAATCGGTACACAGACTCTTGAAATTGCCCGCGAATACAAGGGTATAAAAATAGAGGCAATGTCTGCACATTCAAATATTGATTTGATTGAAAAACAGGCGAGAGAGTTTAAACCGAAAACGGTGTGCCTTACCGATGAAGGAAAGGCTAAGGATTTGAAAATCAAGCTTGCCGATACCGATATAAAAGTAGTACAAGGAAAAGAAGGTCTTATAGAAACGGCAACGGCTGACAGTGCTGATACGGTTGTAACCGCGGTTGTCGGTATTTCGGGACTTGAGCCTACAATAGAGGCAATAAAGGCAAAGAAAAATATTGCTCTTGCGAATAAGGAAACGCTTGTAACAGGCGGTCATATCGTTATGGATTTGGCAAAGGAAAACGGAGTTGCGATACTTCCCGTAGACAGTGAACACAGTGCGATATTTCAGTCACTTCAAGGCTGTAAGGACAGACGCGAAGTAAAGAGAATACTTTTAACCGCATCGGGCGGTCCGTTCTTTGGGAAAAAACGTGAAGAACTGGTTGACATAAAACCTGAGGACGCATTAAAACACCCTAATTGGAATATGGGTGCAAAGGTTACGATAGATTCATCAACGCTTGTCAATAAAGGACTTGAAGTTATGGAGGCGAAGTGGCTTTTCGGAACGGATAACATAAAAGTTTTGGTACACAGACAGAGCGTTGTACATTCAATGGTTGAGTTCGTGGATAACGGAGTAATTGCACAGCTCGGTGCACCTGATATGCGACTTCCTATACAGTACGCATTGACGTATCCGAACAGACTTCCGATGAAGAATAACGAACTTGACTTTACAAAGTATCCGTCACTTACATTTGACGAACCCGACACAGACACGTTTTATGCGTTGAAATTGGCATATGATGCACTTAAAGACGGCGGTATAAAACCGACTGTATTTAACAGTGCCGATGAGGCGGCGGTTGAGTTGTTTATGCAAGGTAAAATATCTTATCTCGGTATATCCGACGCTATCGCAAAGGCAATGAGCGAGATTAAAAATATCGAAAATCCGACAATTTCGGATATATGGGAAACAGATAAGTTAGCCCGTGAGATTGTATATAGATTTGAAAAGGAGAGTTTAATTTGA
- the queA gene encoding tRNA preQ1(34) S-adenosylmethionine ribosyltransferase-isomerase QueA, producing MKRTDFYYDLPEELIAQEPLKDRSSSRLMILDKNTGEIEHKHFYDIVDELNEGDALILNDTKVLPARLYGQKEGTGGAIEFLLLHKHTLDTWEVILKPGRKAKPGARFVFGNGELKAEVLDVINDGNRLVKFEYEGVFEEVLDKLGEMPLPHYITHKLEDKNRYQTVYAKNPGSAAAPTAGLHFTPELLEKIKAKGVNIGYVTLHVGLGTFRPVKADDILEHKMHSEFYILPQETADLVNKTKSNGKRVISVGTTATRVLETVGMENEKLEQKTGWTNIFIYPGKEFHVIDALITNFHLPESTLIMLVSALAGRENVLNAYKTAVQEKYRFFSFGDAMLIK from the coding sequence TTGAAAAGAACGGATTTTTATTATGACTTGCCCGAAGAACTTATTGCACAAGAACCTTTAAAGGACAGAAGTTCTTCAAGGCTTATGATACTTGATAAAAATACAGGTGAAATTGAGCATAAGCATTTTTATGATATAGTCGATGAACTAAATGAGGGTGATGCACTTATATTGAATGATACAAAGGTACTCCCGGCGCGTCTGTACGGTCAAAAGGAGGGTACGGGCGGTGCTATTGAATTTTTGCTTTTGCATAAGCATACGCTTGATACTTGGGAAGTGATTTTGAAACCTGGCAGAAAAGCTAAACCCGGTGCAAGATTTGTTTTTGGCAACGGTGAGCTTAAAGCAGAGGTTTTGGACGTTATAAATGACGGTAACAGACTTGTTAAGTTTGAGTATGAGGGAGTATTTGAGGAGGTTTTGGATAAACTCGGAGAAATGCCTCTGCCTCACTATATAACACATAAACTTGAAGATAAAAACAGATACCAAACAGTGTATGCAAAAAATCCCGGCAGTGCGGCGGCACCTACGGCAGGACTTCACTTTACACCCGAATTGCTTGAAAAGATTAAGGCAAAAGGCGTTAATATAGGTTATGTAACACTTCACGTCGGACTAGGAACATTCAGACCTGTTAAAGCCGACGATATACTTGAACATAAAATGCACTCGGAATTTTATATACTTCCGCAGGAAACAGCCGATTTGGTAAATAAAACAAAATCAAACGGTAAACGTGTAATTTCTGTCGGAACAACTGCTACAAGAGTTTTGGAAACGGTCGGAATGGAAAACGAAAAACTTGAACAAAAAACAGGTTGGACGAATATATTTATTTATCCGGGTAAGGAATTTCACGTTATAGATGCGCTTATAACAAACTTCCACTTGCCTGAATCAACACTTATAATGCTTGTAAGTGCTTTGGCAGGCAGAGAAAATGTGCTGAATGCCTATAAAACAGCGGTACAGGAAAAATACAGATTTTTTTCATTTGGCGATGCGATGCTTATAAAATAA
- a CDS encoding aminopeptidase yields the protein MIYMTDKELFNELSYKRKNVYENLSEQEYKEMFELCDEYREFLDEGKTERECVEKSIKMAELHGFKNINSVKQLKAGDKVYKINRNKNILLAVIGSEDIKNGVNLVGAHIDSPRLDLKQNPLYESNDMALLKTHYYGGIKKYQWTAIPLAMHGVIFTKEGKKVTLNIGENENDPVFCVTDLLPHLAKDQMTKKMIDGIEGENLNILIGGMPVKSEDVSEKVKFAILKHLNEKYGITERDFLSAEIEIVPAFKAKNVGLDESFVGAYGQDDRVCAFTTLKGIFAVENPKKTALAILVDKEEIGSTGNTGMLSAFFEMTLAEIIEKINGNCTITDYNTTIENSACLSSDVGAAVDPNYESVYEKRNAAFAGYGMVLMKYTGARGKSESSDASAEFVYEIGKILDDNGVIWQTSELGKVDQGGGGTIAQYVANLNMDVIDCGVPVLSMHAPFEVTAKSDVYMAYKSYVAFYNNR from the coding sequence ATGATTTATATGACAGATAAAGAGTTATTTAATGAATTATCATACAAAAGAAAAAATGTGTATGAGAATTTGAGCGAACAGGAATATAAGGAAATGTTTGAACTTTGCGACGAATATCGCGAATTTCTTGATGAGGGAAAGACAGAACGTGAGTGCGTTGAAAAGTCGATAAAAATGGCTGAACTTCACGGATTTAAGAATATTAATTCAGTAAAGCAGTTAAAGGCGGGAGATAAGGTTTATAAGATTAACAGAAACAAAAATATTTTACTTGCGGTTATCGGCAGTGAAGATATTAAAAACGGTGTAAATCTTGTCGGCGCACATATCGATTCACCAAGACTTGACTTAAAGCAAAATCCGCTATATGAAAGCAATGATATGGCACTTTTGAAAACACATTATTACGGCGGTATTAAGAAGTATCAATGGACTGCAATTCCGCTTGCTATGCACGGTGTTATATTTACAAAAGAGGGTAAAAAGGTGACATTAAATATAGGTGAAAATGAAAACGACCCTGTATTTTGCGTGACAGACCTTTTGCCGCATTTGGCTAAAGATCAAATGACAAAGAAGATGATTGACGGAATAGAGGGAGAAAATCTTAATATTCTTATAGGCGGTATGCCTGTTAAATCGGAAGATGTAAGCGAAAAGGTTAAGTTCGCGATTTTGAAACATCTTAACGAAAAATACGGCATAACAGAAAGAGATTTCTTAAGTGCCGAAATTGAAATTGTACCTGCTTTCAAGGCTAAGAATGTCGGACTTGACGAAAGCTTTGTCGGTGCATACGGTCAAGATGACAGAGTGTGTGCATTTACTACATTAAAGGGTATATTCGCTGTTGAAAATCCTAAAAAGACAGCACTTGCAATCCTTGTTGATAAAGAAGAAATCGGTTCAACGGGTAATACGGGTATGCTTAGTGCATTCTTTGAAATGACTCTTGCGGAAATTATTGAAAAGATTAACGGCAACTGCACAATTACCGATTATAATACAACAATAGAAAATTCAGCTTGCTTGTCATCGGACGTCGGTGCGGCAGTCGATCCGAACTATGAATCCGTATACGAAAAACGTAATGCGGCATTTGCAGGCTATGGTATGGTGCTTATGAAGTATACAGGTGCAAGAGGTAAGTCGGAGTCGTCAGACGCGTCTGCCGAATTTGTTTATGAAATAGGTAAGATACTTGACGATAACGGAGTTATTTGGCAAACAAGCGAACTCGGTAAGGTTGATCAAGGCGGCGGCGGTACAATCGCACAGTACGTTGCTAATCTTAATATGGACGTTATTGACTGCGGTGTTCCTGTACTTTCAATGCACGCACCGTTTGAAGTTACAGCAAAGAGTGACGTATATATGGCATATAAATCATATGTTGCATTTTATAATAACAGATAG
- the frr gene encoding ribosome recycling factor — MGKYPEIEEKMEKRINGYAGELKTIRAGRANASVLDKVAIDYYGTMTPVQQVGSISSPEPRLLVIQPWDASVLKEIEKAINASDIGIAPQNDGKVIRLNFPPLTEERRKELVKTVKKYTEEAKVQIRNARRDAMDKYKAMKKDGEITEDDLKETEKDIQNLTDKYIKEIDNISAAKEKEILEV; from the coding sequence ATGGGTAAGTATCCTGAAATTGAAGAAAAGATGGAAAAAAGAATAAACGGTTATGCGGGTGAATTAAAGACAATCCGTGCAGGACGTGCAAACGCGTCTGTACTTGATAAAGTTGCTATTGATTACTACGGTACAATGACGCCTGTCCAACAGGTAGGTTCAATCTCATCACCTGAACCGAGATTACTTGTTATTCAACCTTGGGACGCAAGCGTTTTAAAGGAAATCGAAAAGGCAATCAATGCGTCTGATATTGGTATAGCACCTCAAAATGACGGTAAGGTTATAAGACTTAACTTCCCTCCGCTGACAGAGGAAAGAAGAAAAGAACTTGTTAAGACTGTAAAGAAGTATACAGAAGAAGCAAAGGTACAAATCCGTAATGCAAGACGTGACGCAATGGATAAGTACAAGGCTATGAAGAAAGACGGCGAAATCACAGAGGACGATTTGAAAGAAACAGAAAAGGATATACAAAACTTGACAGATAAGTATATTAAAGAAATTGATAATATCAGTGCCGCAAAGGAAAAAGAAATCCTTGAGGTTTGA
- the tgt gene encoding tRNA guanosine(34) transglycosylase Tgt, producing MFKILHTDGNARRGEFHTVHGVVQTPVFQNVGTIAAIKGAVSTMDLKEIGCQVELSNTYHLHLRPGDKVIKQLGGLHKFMNWDRPILTDSGGFQVFSLAGLRKITEEGVSFNSHIDGHKIFMGPEESMQIQSNLASTIAMAFDECIENPAPYKYVKDSCDRTYRWLVRCKKEMERLNSLDDTINKNQMLFGINQGGTFDDIRIEHMQRIAELDLPGYAIGGLAVGESHEEMYHILDVVLPHAPVNKPRYLMGVGTPSNIIESVARGVDFFDCVIASRNARHAFIFTRNGTMNLMNQKYELDTRPIDEECGCPACQHYTRAYIRHLFKAKEMLGMRLAVLHNLYFYNELMERIRKAIEEDRFEEFRRENVEKLAQRL from the coding sequence ATGTTTAAAATTTTGCATACTGACGGAAATGCAAGACGCGGCGAATTTCATACGGTACACGGAGTTGTACAGACACCCGTTTTTCAGAACGTCGGAACAATAGCGGCAATAAAAGGTGCGGTAAGTACAATGGATTTAAAAGAGATAGGCTGCCAGGTTGAACTTTCAAATACCTATCATTTACATTTAAGACCCGGCGACAAAGTTATAAAACAGCTTGGCGGGCTTCACAAATTTATGAATTGGGACAGACCTATTTTAACGGACAGCGGAGGTTTTCAGGTGTTTTCACTTGCAGGTTTGAGAAAAATAACAGAAGAAGGCGTCAGCTTTAATTCACATATTGACGGTCACAAAATATTTATGGGACCTGAAGAAAGTATGCAGATACAGTCAAACCTTGCGTCTACAATAGCAATGGCATTTGACGAATGTATTGAAAATCCCGCACCGTACAAATATGTAAAGGACTCATGCGACAGAACGTACAGATGGCTTGTTCGTTGTAAAAAAGAGATGGAAAGACTTAATTCGCTTGACGATACAATTAACAAAAATCAAATGCTTTTCGGTATTAATCAAGGCGGAACTTTCGATGATATAAGAATTGAGCATATGCAGAGGATTGCGGAACTTGATTTACCGGGATATGCGATAGGCGGTTTGGCGGTTGGCGAGAGCCACGAAGAAATGTATCATATTCTTGATGTTGTACTTCCTCATGCACCTGTAAATAAGCCGAGATACTTAATGGGTGTCGGAACACCGTCAAATATTATTGAATCGGTTGCAAGAGGTGTAGACTTCTTTGACTGTGTTATCGCGTCAAGAAACGCAAGGCACGCATTTATCTTTACAAGAAACGGCACAATGAATTTAATGAACCAAAAATATGAACTTGATACAAGACCGATTGACGAAGAATGTGGTTGTCCTGCTTGTCAGCACTATACGAGAGCATATATAAGACATTTGTTCAAGGCAAAAGAAATGCTTGGAATGAGATTGGCAGTTCTTCATAATTTGTATTTTTATAATGAGCTTATGGAACGCATCAGAAAGGCGATAGAAGAGGACAGATTTGAAGAATTCAGACGTGAAAATGTTGAAAAGCTTGCACAAAGACTTTAA
- a CDS encoding phosphatidate cytidylyltransferase: MVKRIITSVVALAVFVGILFLPPICFTVALAAVILFMLYECYSATKADLGMKTIGFISAVILMSSIYFCKAIEWDTFAWATASIGIIFIIALHMITVVAKHGKRNYKDILSNGFLTIYIVLSMSCVWLAKETFDTATMLLTFICAWSCDTFAYFTGRFLGKHKLIPHVSPNKTVEGSVGGVVGAMVICIVYLLIVKNVFDTNMLQWSNVVVEGAVYGLVGGALSQLGDLIASAIKRDTGIKDFGWIFPGHGGFMDRFDSVMFIAPIMYILPMVIFGVM; the protein is encoded by the coding sequence ATGGTTAAGAGAATTATAACGTCGGTGGTGGCATTGGCGGTATTTGTTGGTATACTGTTTTTACCGCCGATATGCTTTACAGTTGCACTTGCGGCGGTTATATTATTTATGCTATATGAGTGTTACAGTGCGACAAAAGCCGATTTGGGTATGAAAACTATCGGATTTATTTCGGCTGTTATATTGATGTCATCAATTTATTTTTGTAAAGCAATAGAGTGGGATACTTTTGCATGGGCAACTGCGTCAATAGGTATAATTTTTATCATAGCACTGCATATGATTACAGTAGTGGCAAAGCACGGTAAAAGAAATTATAAGGATATACTTTCAAACGGTTTCTTAACTATATATATTGTACTTTCGATGAGTTGCGTGTGGCTTGCAAAAGAAACGTTTGATACTGCTACCATGCTTTTAACATTTATATGTGCGTGGTCGTGTGATACGTTTGCATATTTTACAGGCAGATTTTTAGGCAAACACAAACTGATACCTCACGTCAGCCCAAATAAAACGGTTGAAGGCTCTGTCGGTGGTGTTGTCGGTGCAATGGTTATATGTATTGTATATCTATTGATTGTGAAAAATGTATTTGATACAAATATGTTGCAGTGGAGCAATGTAGTTGTTGAGGGTGCGGTTTACGGTCTTGTAGGCGGTGCATTGTCACAGCTCGGCGATTTGATTGCTTCGGCTATCAAACGCGATACAGGAATAAAAGATTTCGGTTGGATATTCCCGGGACACGGCGGATTTATGGACAGATTTGACAGCGTTATGTTTATAGCACCTATTATGTATATATTGCCGATGGTAATTTTTGGAGTTATGTAG
- a CDS encoding M23 family metallopeptidase has translation MNQQQKKETKKLPSFYIALCCCVLAIGIAGYFTERHNSDSSSMLSNEIADNSGSEVFSDSTDKFTSSALNVSEDETQEASSANVEESSEVVSDTETAQSTDTQTDMPVMSEQQVPVEDYAVNNPDVDQTAVIVSSEQPAFIMPVNGNTLEGYSDKLKYNEQLSDWRTHNGIDIAANTGCSVQAVADGVIDETGKDAMGEYVIISHAAGFITKYMGLENIENLTVGKEIKSGEVIGTSGKCTGENVTDPHIHFEMSKDGVLVNPTDYLPQQ, from the coding sequence ATGAATCAACAACAAAAAAAGGAAACAAAAAAGCTACCAAGCTTTTACATAGCACTTTGTTGCTGTGTATTGGCAATCGGTATAGCCGGTTATTTTACCGAAAGACACAATTCAGACTCATCAAGTATGCTAAGCAATGAGATAGCCGATAACAGTGGCAGCGAAGTTTTTTCGGATTCAACCGACAAATTCACATCTTCCGCTCTGAACGTTTCAGAAGATGAAACTCAAGAGGCTTCATCAGCAAATGTAGAAGAGAGTTCGGAAGTTGTATCTGATACCGAAACCGCTCAAAGTACCGACACTCAAACCGATATGCCTGTTATGTCCGAGCAACAAGTACCTGTTGAGGACTATGCAGTCAACAATCCCGACGTTGACCAAACCGCAGTTATCGTATCATCCGAACAACCTGCATTTATTATGCCTGTAAACGGAAATACACTTGAAGGATATTCGGACAAATTAAAATACAACGAACAGCTTTCCGATTGGCGTACCCACAACGGCATTGACATTGCCGCCAACACAGGTTGCAGTGTACAAGCCGTCGCTGACGGCGTTATTGACGAAACAGGCAAAGACGCAATGGGCGAATATGTAATAATATCTCACGCCGCAGGATTTATAACGAAATATATGGGACTTGAAAATATTGAAAATCTCACTGTAGGTAAAGAAATAAAATCAGGCGAAGTTATCGGAACGTCAGGTAAATGTACCGGTGAAAATGTGACCGATCCGCATATTCACTTTGAAATGTCAAAAGACGGAGTTTTGGTAAACCCAACCGACTACCTTCCTCAACAATAA
- a CDS encoding isoprenyl transferase, with protein MFFSKKKKINEIDMSRLPQHIGIIMDGNGRWAKKRGLPRSAGHSAGADSLKKIITEANNLGVKYITVYAFSTENWKRPKEEVDYLMSLLLDYLRNAEKTLSGENVVIRVIGSRKGLSEEICRQIIKTENFTKNNTGIVMNIALNYGGREEIVNAVKNICKDVKDGKQNVDDIDDEVFSSYLYTANQPDVDLLIRTSGEQRLSNFMLWQVSYAEMWFTDKLWPDFKPADLHKAIIDFQNRGRRFGGV; from the coding sequence ATGTTTTTTTCAAAGAAAAAGAAAATCAATGAAATAGATATGTCAAGACTTCCGCAGCATATCGGAATTATAATGGACGGTAACGGCAGATGGGCGAAAAAAAGAGGTTTGCCGAGAAGTGCCGGACACAGTGCCGGAGCGGATTCACTGAAAAAAATTATCACAGAGGCAAATAATCTCGGTGTAAAGTATATAACGGTATATGCTTTTTCAACGGAAAATTGGAAACGACCGAAAGAAGAAGTAGACTATCTTATGTCGCTTTTGCTTGACTATCTGAGAAATGCTGAAAAAACTCTTTCGGGAGAGAATGTCGTTATTCGTGTAATCGGTTCAAGAAAAGGTCTGTCCGAAGAAATTTGCCGGCAGATTATAAAGACAGAGAATTTTACAAAGAATAATACAGGAATTGTTATGAATATCGCTCTTAACTACGGCGGTCGTGAAGAAATTGTCAATGCGGTAAAAAATATCTGTAAGGACGTTAAGGACGGCAAGCAGAATGTTGATGATATTGACGATGAAGTTTTTTCAAGCTATTTGTATACCGCAAATCAGCCTGACGTTGACTTGCTTATCAGAACAAGCGGTGAGCAGAGATTGTCAAACTTTATGCTTTGGCAGGTAAGCTATGCGGAAATGTGGTTTACCGATAAGCTATGGCCTGATTTTAAACCGGCTGATTTACATAAGGCTATAATCGATTTTCAAAACAGAGGCAGAAGATTTGGGGGTGTGTAA
- a CDS encoding M50 family metallopeptidase: protein MITAIVSVVMFLVMVSLHEFGHFIVAKMLNFKVDEFSVGMGPAIFKKKKGETQYSIRILPLGGYCKFEGEDEADNTDPRAFSNQKPWKRLLVLLAGGVFNIILGFVLFLVIVPSTSPARTNVIDTVVPHSYIEQVGVQPNDKIIKINGKKINFYNDISLYTQNFKKDEQATVTVLRNGEKIDYSFMPTEQIVKTTYGENGVQVDSTINGYTTGQFVEYSDKMPKDDSIVGQSETSTRYIIGFTPKTKDITIFNVWGEALNETEFVVKLVYQSFWQMITGKVGVDQMSGPVGIVSEVNNAVNSGSYSWLYVLNLVALLTINLGIFNLLPIPALDGGRILFVLIEMIRRKAIPPEKEGIVHAVGMLLLLAFIVFVSFHDIMRLFNK from the coding sequence TTGATAACTGCGATTGTATCTGTTGTAATGTTCCTTGTAATGGTTTCACTGCACGAATTCGGTCACTTTATTGTTGCAAAAATGCTGAACTTTAAAGTTGATGAATTTTCTGTTGGAATGGGACCTGCAATATTCAAGAAAAAGAAAGGCGAAACACAATACTCAATAAGAATTTTGCCGCTTGGCGGTTATTGTAAATTTGAGGGCGAAGATGAAGCCGACAATACCGATCCGCGAGCTTTTTCAAATCAAAAGCCGTGGAAAAGATTGCTTGTGCTTTTGGCAGGCGGTGTTTTTAATATCATTTTGGGTTTTGTACTGTTTCTTGTTATCGTTCCGTCAACGTCACCTGCACGAACAAATGTTATTGATACGGTTGTTCCGCACAGCTATATAGAACAAGTCGGAGTACAGCCGAATGATAAGATTATAAAGATTAACGGAAAGAAAATCAATTTCTATAATGATATTTCGCTTTATACTCAAAATTTCAAAAAAGACGAACAGGCAACCGTAACGGTTTTAAGAAACGGTGAAAAAATCGACTATTCATTTATGCCGACGGAGCAAATTGTCAAAACAACTTACGGAGAAAACGGCGTGCAAGTCGACAGTACAATAAACGGATACACAACAGGTCAGTTTGTGGAATATTCCGATAAAATGCCTAAGGACGATTCGATTGTAGGTCAGTCGGAAACAAGCACAAGATATATAATAGGCTTTACACCTAAAACAAAGGATATAACGATATTTAATGTTTGGGGAGAGGCTTTAAATGAAACCGAATTTGTGGTTAAGCTTGTGTATCAGTCATTCTGGCAGATGATAACAGGTAAGGTCGGAGTAGACCAAATGTCAGGACCTGTCGGAATTGTAAGCGAAGTGAACAACGCGGTTAATTCGGGCAGTTACAGTTGGCTTTATGTGCTTAACTTGGTTGCACTTTTGACAATAAATCTGGGAATATTCAATCTTCTTCCGATACCTGCACTTGACGGCGGAAGAATATTGTTTGTACTGATTGAAATGATACGCAGAAAGGCTATTCCGCCTGAAAAAGAGGGGATAGTTCATGCAGTCGGAATGTTATTGTTATTGGCATTCATTGTGTTCGTATCATTCCACGATATAATGCGATTATTCAATAAGTGA